In Mycolicibacterium mucogenicum DSM 44124, the following are encoded in one genomic region:
- a CDS encoding acyl-CoA dehydrogenase family protein — translation MTSAPTVDRDLVDMMDAVFADHRLSHDPGPAEARIDCDRALWQRLDELGLVRLTGSEQSGGSGASWRESAELLTAAVRHGVRLPLAEHDLLACWLLEAVGHEVDDALRTIHVMPQPDAPRAPTPWAGSADRIVTVWRTGDGYRVADVDATEITIAPGRNLIGEPRDTVRVDAAGWPGQAVAPELVTELERKAALVRAIQVCAALDCAIAASVEHVMSRIQFGRPLAKFQAIQNLIADAAAEAAVARSATEAALNTALETGWLTDHLDFRIAVARSCAGHAASAVTRNAHQVHGAIGTTREHRLHEWTRAALAWRSENGSVHFWDRKVAAAAAAAGRTGVWALITGTG, via the coding sequence ATGACAAGCGCGCCGACAGTCGATCGCGATCTGGTCGACATGATGGACGCCGTCTTCGCCGACCACCGACTGTCCCACGATCCTGGGCCGGCCGAGGCACGAATCGACTGTGACCGCGCATTGTGGCAACGGCTCGATGAGCTCGGGCTGGTGCGGCTGACCGGTTCGGAACAATCCGGCGGCAGCGGCGCGAGCTGGCGCGAATCGGCTGAATTGCTCACCGCCGCAGTGCGGCACGGAGTACGGCTGCCGTTGGCCGAGCATGATCTCTTGGCATGCTGGCTGCTGGAGGCCGTCGGCCACGAGGTCGATGACGCGCTCCGCACGATCCACGTGATGCCGCAACCCGATGCACCTCGGGCGCCGACGCCCTGGGCCGGCTCCGCCGACCGGATCGTCACCGTGTGGCGGACCGGCGACGGCTATCGTGTCGCCGATGTCGACGCCACGGAAATCACGATCGCCCCTGGACGCAACCTGATCGGCGAACCGCGCGACACCGTGAGAGTCGATGCGGCCGGGTGGCCCGGACAGGCGGTAGCGCCCGAGTTGGTCACCGAACTCGAGCGCAAGGCTGCCCTGGTTCGAGCCATTCAGGTTTGTGCCGCACTGGATTGCGCGATCGCGGCCTCGGTAGAGCACGTGATGTCGCGCATCCAGTTCGGCCGTCCCCTCGCCAAGTTCCAGGCGATCCAGAACCTGATCGCGGATGCCGCCGCCGAGGCGGCGGTTGCGCGCTCGGCTACCGAAGCGGCACTGAACACCGCACTCGAAACAGGATGGCTGACAGACCATCTCGACTTCCGGATCGCAGTCGCACGGTCCTGCGCTGGGCATGCGGCGTCGGCCGTGACACGTAATGCCCACCAGGTGCACGGTGCGATCGGTACGACACGCGAACACCGCCTGCACGAATGGACCCGCGCAGCCCTGGCGTGGCGCTCGGAGAACGGTTCTGTGCACTTCTGGGACCGGAAGGTCGCCGCCGCAGCGGCTGCAGCAGGCCGCACCGGCGTGTGGGCGTTGATCACTGGCACCGGGTAG
- a CDS encoding SDR family NAD(P)-dependent oxidoreductase — MTADAIFGGGVAVITGAGAGIGAGLARHASQLGMTVVLADIDAAAIAALRDEIRVAGGNAVDAVCDVRDAAAVQRLADRVFDEFGAVRLLVNNAGVEQFGYLWDTPLANWQRIVDVNINGVFHGIRAFLPRMMSTDAPAWVWNLSSIGGVAVVPLQAPYIMSKHAVLALTECLNLEVQSAGHAHHIHVQAVLPGAVVSNIFESAGGVDTGNTDAAEGQRAAMLDIKAAAMDPLAAAQVVFDQAAEGRFYLITQPDYVGAAMSERARVLTSQQAPQLREHRRFDPTHN; from the coding sequence GTGACCGCTGACGCGATCTTCGGCGGTGGCGTGGCCGTCATCACCGGCGCCGGTGCCGGCATCGGCGCCGGCCTGGCGCGTCACGCCAGTCAGCTCGGTATGACGGTGGTGTTGGCCGACATCGACGCCGCCGCCATTGCGGCTCTGCGTGACGAAATCCGCGTGGCCGGAGGTAACGCAGTCGACGCCGTCTGCGACGTTCGTGATGCCGCGGCGGTACAGCGGCTGGCGGACAGGGTATTCGACGAATTCGGTGCCGTGCGACTGCTGGTCAACAACGCGGGTGTCGAACAGTTCGGCTACCTGTGGGATACCCCATTGGCCAACTGGCAGCGGATCGTCGACGTCAACATCAACGGCGTATTCCATGGCATTCGCGCGTTTCTGCCGCGAATGATGTCCACCGATGCGCCCGCGTGGGTGTGGAATCTGTCTTCGATCGGCGGGGTCGCCGTGGTTCCCCTGCAGGCGCCCTACATCATGAGCAAGCATGCTGTGCTGGCACTGACCGAATGCCTGAATCTCGAGGTGCAGTCCGCAGGCCACGCTCATCACATTCACGTCCAGGCTGTCCTGCCGGGAGCCGTCGTCTCCAACATCTTCGAATCCGCGGGCGGAGTCGACACCGGGAACACCGATGCCGCCGAGGGGCAGCGCGCGGCCATGCTCGATATCAAGGCAGCCGCAATGGACCCCCTCGCCGCCGCACAGGTGGTCTTCGATCAAGCCGCCGAAGGACGCTTCTATCTCATCACCCAACCGGACTACGTCGGTGCGGCGATGTCCGAACGTGCCCGCGTACTGACCAGCCAGCAGGCGCCACAACTGCGCGAACATCGCCGGTTCGACCCCACCCACAACTGA
- a CDS encoding alpha/beta hydrolase: protein MPTPQLDHDAAVRVASFGDIAPMRTRGLPAVRAGIESAPLPDMPTMASTQNLIAPGPAGPLAVRLYRPSTDERLPVLVYFHGGGLVMGSNHSFEPLARELAHATGAAVAAVEYRLAPESPPPAQFDDAYAATEWFAANASELDIDAGRLGVVGDSAGGSLAAAVALAARDHAGPQITLQVLLYPGLDRDMGAPSITAMPDAPMLRHDDIVYMHELIDRSGDWPHSHYQVPAYATDLSGLPQAIVVTGECDPIRDWGERYANRLREAGVQTTLTRYPGMYHGFLMRSDATARGRLAMAEVGALVRAKFAHPCATGRTTNGSLMQSASAPTSTVDTLTTEGEHHADR, encoded by the coding sequence ATGCCCACACCACAACTCGATCACGATGCCGCCGTCCGGGTCGCATCTTTCGGAGACATCGCACCGATGCGGACCCGCGGCCTGCCGGCCGTCCGGGCCGGTATCGAATCCGCGCCGCTCCCTGACATGCCGACCATGGCCAGCACACAGAACCTCATCGCACCCGGCCCTGCCGGCCCGCTGGCGGTCCGCCTGTACCGGCCCAGCACGGATGAACGTCTCCCCGTCCTGGTCTACTTCCACGGCGGCGGCCTCGTCATGGGCTCCAACCACTCGTTCGAACCGTTGGCGAGAGAACTGGCCCACGCCACCGGAGCCGCCGTCGCAGCCGTCGAGTACCGCCTGGCACCGGAGTCACCACCACCCGCGCAGTTCGACGACGCCTACGCAGCGACGGAATGGTTCGCCGCCAATGCATCCGAACTCGACATCGACGCCGGACGGCTGGGGGTGGTCGGCGACAGTGCCGGTGGATCACTGGCTGCCGCAGTGGCTTTGGCGGCGCGTGACCACGCCGGGCCGCAGATAACCCTGCAGGTCCTGCTCTACCCCGGCCTGGATCGCGACATGGGCGCACCATCGATCACCGCGATGCCCGACGCACCGATGCTGCGCCACGATGACATCGTCTACATGCACGAACTGATCGACCGTAGTGGCGATTGGCCGCATTCGCACTATCAGGTGCCGGCCTACGCAACCGATCTGAGCGGCCTGCCCCAGGCGATCGTGGTCACCGGCGAGTGCGACCCCATCCGGGACTGGGGTGAGCGCTACGCCAATCGGTTACGGGAGGCGGGAGTGCAGACCACTCTCACGCGTTATCCCGGGATGTACCACGGGTTCTTGATGCGATCAGACGCGACCGCCCGCGGCCGGCTGGCCATGGCCGAAGTCGGTGCGCTGGTGCGCGCAAAGTTCGCCCATCCCTGCGCCACCGGCCGAACCACCAACGGATCCCTCATGCAAAGCGCTTCTGCCCCAACGTCGACAGTCGACACACTCACCACCGAAGGAGAACACCATGCTGACCGATGA
- a CDS encoding SDR family NAD(P)-dependent oxidoreductase, translating to MDRFTDRRVIVTGAGSGIGAATTARLLDEGATVVAYDIAADALAATAAAAENAGTAKRLTTATLDISDEDAVISAVDGAVAEMGGLDVLVNVAAIQTCSHTHETTLADWNRTLAVNLTGTFLMTRQALPALLESGRGVVVNFTSTAATFAHPYMAAYAASKGAVLSFTHSLALEYSKQGLRAVNIQPGGVSTALANTTLEKMPEGYDLGLWAKQTPLLHGRDNPILGDPSAVAAVIAMVASDDGAFITGTEIRVDGGAHA from the coding sequence ATGGATCGTTTCACCGACCGCCGCGTCATCGTGACGGGCGCCGGGTCCGGCATCGGCGCGGCCACCACCGCGCGGCTGCTCGATGAGGGCGCCACCGTGGTGGCCTACGACATCGCCGCCGACGCACTGGCGGCCACAGCTGCCGCCGCGGAAAACGCCGGCACGGCCAAGCGCCTGACCACCGCGACACTCGACATCTCCGACGAGGATGCAGTCATCTCCGCGGTCGACGGTGCAGTGGCTGAGATGGGTGGCCTGGACGTACTTGTCAACGTCGCAGCGATACAGACCTGTTCGCACACCCACGAGACCACATTGGCGGACTGGAACCGCACGCTCGCAGTCAATCTCACCGGTACCTTCCTGATGACCCGTCAGGCGCTCCCGGCGCTGCTCGAGTCGGGCCGAGGCGTGGTGGTGAACTTCACCTCCACCGCGGCGACTTTCGCCCACCCCTACATGGCGGCCTACGCCGCCAGTAAGGGCGCGGTCCTGAGCTTCACCCACTCACTGGCACTGGAGTACTCGAAACAGGGCCTGCGTGCGGTGAACATCCAGCCAGGCGGTGTCTCTACCGCGTTGGCCAACACCACACTCGAGAAGATGCCCGAGGGCTACGACTTGGGATTGTGGGCCAAGCAGACGCCGCTACTGCACGGCCGGGACAACCCGATCCTCGGCGATCCGAGTGCTGTCGCCGCGGTGATCGCCATGGTGGCCTCCGACGACGGCGCATTCATCACCGGCACCGAAATCCGGGTCGACGGCGGCGCGCACGCGTAG